A window of the Phycicoccus sp. M110.8 genome harbors these coding sequences:
- a CDS encoding TetR/AcrR family transcriptional regulator: protein MTARTRHGRARRPGRPREEATEQAITDAAREVLAAKGVSRMSMEHVAAKAGVAKSTLYRRWPSKVELAVHAVAVQFDEIEVGDHGSLAADMRAGIEQAATLLRDPSTGGAYAALLAESARDPDGVGVQVRESLSTRLHALVATSVERAIRRGEIRPEMVDVDLLADIVVGSVMHRALVTGEPDAAFVDALIELLADVAWARLHRAQKQAAAAAAD, encoded by the coding sequence ATGACCGCACGAACCCGACACGGCAGGGCCAGGCGCCCCGGGCGGCCCCGCGAAGAGGCGACGGAGCAGGCCATCACCGATGCCGCCCGCGAGGTCCTGGCCGCCAAGGGCGTGTCCCGGATGTCCATGGAGCACGTCGCCGCCAAGGCCGGTGTGGCCAAGAGCACCCTCTACCGCCGGTGGCCGTCGAAGGTGGAGCTCGCCGTGCACGCCGTCGCAGTCCAGTTCGACGAGATCGAGGTCGGGGACCACGGCTCGCTCGCCGCCGACATGCGCGCCGGGATCGAGCAGGCCGCGACCCTGCTGCGCGACCCGTCCACGGGCGGGGCGTATGCCGCGCTGCTGGCGGAGTCCGCCCGCGACCCCGACGGGGTGGGCGTGCAGGTGCGCGAGTCGCTCTCGACCCGGCTGCACGCGCTCGTCGCGACGTCGGTCGAGCGCGCCATCCGGCGAGGCGAGATCCGACCCGAGATGGTCGACGTCGACCTGCTCGCCGACATCGTCGTCGGGTCGGTCATGCACCGGGCCCTGGTCACCGGCGAGCCGGACGCCGCGTTCGTCGACGCCCTCATCGAGCTGCTCGCCGACGTCGCCTGGGCCCGGCTCCACCGCGCCCAGAAGCAGGCGGCGGCAGCCGCGGCCGACTGA
- a CDS encoding methylmalonyl-CoA mutase — protein sequence MTQTTPEQSGAARWQARYDAAQAKGQVRDADFTTLSGMQVDPVYGPADGSEVPESIGWPGEFPFTRGLYPTGYRGRTWTIRQFAGFGNAVQTNERYKMILERGGGGLSVAFDMPTLMGRDSDDPMSLGEVGHCGVAIDSAADMEVLFKDIPLGETTTSMTISGPAVPVFCMYLVAAERQGVDLGVLNGTLQTDIFKEYIAQKEWLFAPEPHLRLIGDLMEYCAEKIPAYKPLSVSGYHIREAGSTAAQELAFTLADGFGYVELGLSRGLDIETFAPGLSFFFDSHVDFFEEVAKFRAARRIWARWMRDVYGAKTDKAQWLRFHTQTAGVSLTAQQPYNNVVRTAVEALAAVLGGTNSLHTNALDETLALPTEQAAEIALRTQQVIMDETGVTNVADPLGGSWYVEALTDKIEAEAEKIFDRILTLGGSDLTSKDTEQLAAVMRENTGVADGARWPMTRGILRGIEEGWFMSEIAEAAFQYQVALEKGDKKVVGVNTHTGSVSHELEILRVSHEVEREQVALLADRKAGRDEAAVTAAVARMLEVSRTTENMVPAMLDAVRAEATLGEICDALREEWGVYREPARF from the coding sequence ATGACGCAGACCACTCCCGAGCAGTCCGGGGCCGCCCGCTGGCAGGCCCGCTACGACGCCGCGCAGGCCAAGGGCCAGGTGCGGGACGCCGACTTCACGACGCTGTCCGGGATGCAGGTCGACCCGGTCTACGGCCCGGCCGACGGCTCCGAGGTGCCCGAGTCGATCGGGTGGCCGGGGGAGTTCCCGTTCACCCGCGGCCTGTACCCGACCGGCTACCGCGGGCGCACGTGGACGATCCGGCAGTTCGCCGGGTTCGGCAACGCCGTGCAGACCAACGAGCGCTACAAGATGATCCTCGAGCGCGGGGGCGGCGGGCTGTCCGTCGCGTTCGACATGCCCACGCTGATGGGCCGCGACTCCGACGACCCGATGAGCCTCGGCGAGGTCGGCCACTGCGGCGTCGCCATCGACTCGGCCGCCGACATGGAGGTCCTGTTCAAGGACATCCCCCTCGGCGAGACCACGACGTCGATGACGATCAGCGGCCCGGCCGTGCCCGTGTTCTGCATGTACCTCGTCGCCGCGGAGCGCCAGGGCGTCGACCTCGGCGTCCTCAACGGCACGCTGCAGACCGACATCTTCAAGGAGTACATCGCCCAGAAGGAGTGGCTGTTCGCGCCCGAGCCGCACCTGCGCCTGATCGGCGACCTCATGGAGTACTGCGCCGAGAAGATCCCCGCGTACAAGCCGCTGTCGGTCTCCGGCTACCACATCCGCGAGGCCGGCTCGACGGCCGCGCAGGAGCTCGCCTTCACCCTCGCCGACGGCTTCGGCTACGTCGAGCTGGGCCTGTCGCGCGGGCTCGACATCGAGACCTTCGCGCCGGGCCTGTCCTTCTTCTTCGACAGCCACGTCGACTTCTTCGAGGAGGTCGCCAAGTTCCGCGCCGCCCGCCGCATCTGGGCGCGTTGGATGCGCGACGTCTACGGCGCCAAGACCGACAAGGCCCAGTGGCTGCGGTTCCACACCCAGACCGCGGGCGTCAGCCTCACCGCCCAGCAGCCGTACAACAACGTCGTCCGCACCGCGGTCGAGGCGCTCGCGGCCGTCCTCGGCGGCACCAACAGCCTGCACACCAACGCCCTCGACGAGACCCTCGCCCTGCCGACCGAGCAGGCCGCGGAGATCGCCCTGCGCACCCAGCAGGTCATCATGGACGAGACCGGCGTCACCAACGTCGCGGACCCGCTCGGCGGCAGCTGGTACGTCGAGGCGCTCACCGACAAGATCGAGGCCGAGGCCGAGAAGATCTTCGACCGGATCCTCACCCTCGGCGGAAGCGACCTGACGTCGAAGGACACCGAGCAGCTCGCCGCCGTCATGCGCGAGAACACCGGCGTGGCCGACGGCGCCCGGTGGCCGATGACCCGCGGCATCCTGCGCGGCATCGAGGAGGGCTGGTTCATGAGCGAGATCGCCGAGGCCGCCTTCCAGTACCAGGTCGCGCTCGAGAAGGGCGACAAGAAGGTCGTCGGCGTCAACACGCACACCGGCAGCGTCAGCCACGAGCTCGAGATCCTGCGGGTCAGCCACGAGGTCGAGCGGGAGCAGGTGGCCCTGCTCGCCGACCGGAAGGCCGGCCGCGACGAGGCGGCCGTCACCGCCGCCGTCGCCCGCATGCTCGAGGTCAGCCGCACCACCGAGAACATGGTCCCGGCCATGCTCGACGCCGTGCGGGCCGAGGCCACCCTGGGCGAGATCTGCGACGCCCTGCGCGAGGAGTGGGGCGTCTACCGGGAGCCCGCCCGCTTCTGA
- a CDS encoding MarR family winged helix-turn-helix transcriptional regulator — MPKPIRLPFDPITRAAQLWTRRWGRSSQPVAMASATSIMRVQQLLITDYDAVCARHGLTFARYEALVLLAFSRDGRLGMSKIGQRLMVHPTSATNIVQRLDAQGFVERVPNPEDGRGTLAVITPAGRDAMEAATADLVGMRFGLGMLSAAEHEQLFELLRKVRVGAHDFDA; from the coding sequence GTGCCCAAGCCGATCCGCCTGCCGTTCGACCCGATCACCCGGGCCGCGCAGCTGTGGACCCGCCGGTGGGGGCGGTCGTCCCAGCCCGTCGCGATGGCGAGCGCCACGTCGATCATGCGCGTGCAGCAGCTGCTCATCACCGACTACGACGCGGTCTGCGCCAGGCACGGCCTGACCTTCGCCCGGTACGAGGCGCTGGTGCTGCTCGCGTTCAGCCGGGACGGGCGGCTGGGCATGAGCAAGATCGGGCAGCGGCTCATGGTCCACCCGACGAGCGCGACGAACATCGTGCAGCGGCTCGACGCCCAGGGTTTCGTCGAGCGGGTGCCCAACCCCGAGGACGGGCGGGGCACGCTCGCGGTCATCACCCCCGCCGGCCGCGACGCCATGGAGGCGGCGACGGCGGACCTCGTCGGCATGCGCTTCGGCCTCGGCATGCTCAGCGCCGCCGAGCACGAGCAGCTGTTCGAGCTCCTGCGCAAGGTCCGCGTCGGCGCCCACGACTTCGACGCCTGA
- a CDS encoding ABC transporter ATP-binding protein, translated as MGEALHAAGLDERVEVPPLEVAAVTVRYGSTVAVDAASFEAYSGEFIAVTGHSGAGKSSLLWALAGAVQAEGAVRLGEDVVGDRAGAAVLGIEVIPQGSALALLLTAHENVALPLLAKGVPADEAGRRAQEALAAVGLEESGSHLAEELSGGQQQRVAVARGLALRGRVLLADEPTSELDHDNRERVLGLLRAEAERGAIVVMATNDPEAAEEADGELRLDDGRCETVRLPR; from the coding sequence ATGGGTGAGGCGCTGCACGCCGCCGGCCTCGACGAGCGGGTCGAGGTCCCGCCGCTCGAGGTGGCGGCGGTCACCGTGCGGTACGGCTCCACCGTGGCCGTCGACGCGGCGAGCTTCGAGGCGTACTCGGGCGAGTTCATCGCGGTGACCGGCCACTCCGGCGCTGGGAAGTCCTCGTTGCTGTGGGCGCTCGCCGGGGCCGTGCAGGCGGAGGGCGCCGTCCGGCTGGGGGAGGACGTGGTGGGTGACCGGGCCGGGGCGGCTGTGCTCGGCATCGAGGTCATCCCGCAGGGCAGTGCGCTGGCCCTGCTGCTGACGGCGCACGAGAACGTCGCCCTGCCGCTGCTCGCCAAGGGCGTGCCCGCCGACGAGGCAGGCCGTCGCGCGCAGGAGGCGCTCGCCGCGGTCGGGCTCGAGGAGTCGGGGAGCCACCTCGCCGAGGAGCTCAGCGGTGGCCAGCAGCAGCGGGTCGCGGTCGCACGGGGCCTCGCGCTGCGCGGACGGGTGCTCCTGGCCGACGAGCCCACGAGCGAGCTCGACCACGACAACCGCGAGCGGGTCCTGGGGCTGCTGCGGGCCGAGGCGGAACGCGGCGCGATCGTGGTCATGGCGACGAACGACCCCGAGGCCGCCGAGGAGGCCGACGGCGAGCTGCGACTCGACGACGGACGCTGTGAGACGGTCCGCCTGCCCCGCTGA
- a CDS encoding ABC transporter ATP-binding protein, which translates to MATDRGAETSARRGLQVSTRGLVHIYRAEGHDVAALSGVDLVVHPGEVVGLLGPSGAGKSTLLTLFGGLMRPSAGRVLVGDHELSTMTEAELDAFRAAEVGLVLQGAARNLLPYLTARQNVEFAQRSALKAGRDVPAVGEVLELVGLDREATAPLPSLPPGQLQLAALAVALASRPGLLLGDEPTSQLHHTSRDVVLDALHRVNREWGTTIVVVTHDPEVAARLPRTVTIRDGRVGGEGRAGEEYAVVAADGSLPLPPAAVAAFPPGALVRVHRTEDGTWVLVPEGGGGRHG; encoded by the coding sequence ATGGCGACCGACAGGGGTGCGGAGACGTCGGCCCGGCGCGGGTTGCAGGTCTCGACGCGCGGGCTGGTGCACATCTACCGCGCCGAGGGCCACGACGTCGCGGCGCTGTCCGGCGTCGACCTGGTCGTCCACCCCGGCGAGGTCGTCGGGCTCCTGGGGCCGTCCGGTGCGGGCAAGTCGACCCTGCTGACCCTGTTCGGGGGTCTCATGCGTCCCAGCGCCGGGCGGGTCCTCGTCGGCGACCACGAGCTGTCGACGATGACGGAGGCCGAGCTCGACGCCTTCCGGGCCGCCGAGGTGGGGCTGGTCCTGCAGGGCGCCGCGCGGAACCTGCTGCCGTACCTCACCGCCCGGCAGAACGTCGAGTTCGCCCAGCGGTCGGCGCTCAAGGCGGGGCGCGACGTGCCCGCCGTGGGTGAGGTGCTGGAGCTGGTGGGGCTGGACCGCGAGGCCACCGCGCCGCTGCCGTCACTGCCTCCGGGCCAGCTCCAGCTCGCCGCGCTCGCGGTGGCCCTCGCCAGCCGGCCCGGGCTGCTGCTCGGGGACGAGCCGACCAGCCAGCTGCACCACACCTCCCGCGACGTCGTCCTCGACGCCCTGCACCGCGTCAACAGGGAGTGGGGCACGACCATCGTCGTCGTCACCCACGACCCCGAGGTCGCCGCGCGCCTGCCGCGCACCGTGACCATCCGCGACGGCCGGGTGGGCGGCGAGGGCCGGGCCGGCGAGGAGTATGCCGTCGTGGCGGCCGACGGCTCGCTGCCGCTGCCGCCGGCGGCCGTGGCGGCGTTCCCGCCGGGAGCGCTCGTGCGGGTGCACCGCACCGAGGACGGGACGTGGGTGCTGGTGCCCGAGGGTGGGGGTGGCCGACATGGGTGA
- a CDS encoding FtsX-like permease family protein translates to MWAAIRYRRAQALVLVLLSALIATCAVVAPLYQRALEQAQLRQAVGEASAVDTALTVRAGRNPANPDFGSQDLEGNVQPGLKRLYSGGIGQVSQPFDIIPRKGLKPSPVTILSRDGSCEHLRLTVGRCPAAADEILVSAKDLAAWKWPIGKVFESAIPGSEAVGRLAFAKLVVVGAYEVVPDAGYWMTEQLDGKSGTLLAIGQDLIPAVDDFVTTEETFDPRWRTAQASLTLPLNRDLFTLGNLDEVQRILADRMTKTGGVPGALVTTQLPELIDGLRVGQSRLRVIVPLLMAQLGLLAAAILLLVAQAAVEQRRPEVALARLRGRSREGAGRLVMGELALTAALGLPLGFGFALLLTSAARWFVLPDGVPFEVPWQAFAALVVAAVACGVAIWLAARPVQRLTVSSLLRRVAPERSRAVGIVDVLAVALATFGVVGLATGTLEGPLALLTPTLVALAAGLVATRVVVPVARAAGRRNQHRGRVGHALTAYGLERRAGPRKVVTVVSVAVALTVFAANAVAVGDRNWQARAEVLSGAPMTLVTDSRNPATLLAAVRKADPTGQRATPVAVIRRVDADSTATLAVVSRSFDSVAFAPPGDAYRTGALAPPDVPTVELRGNRVTGRIAWDLQTPPVKTIDPPTGQSGQPRPPVEVKPLGDPSELRVAVTTAEGERLTRVIALVPLSGKGTARLDAPLLCPDGCRLDGLEFRKTDPLASQVTGTLTITGLGVDGTSLRLGDPSQWNPYLPPSDNTPDRMELSSAGPDSLGLSIVNSGFSVTITHADVPAVVPGLLAGDVPPGGTAESFDAAGLNGAPIRVASTQKVATLPLLGAKGVLVDYETLARLGGQLADTGTLSVWLRDPADAAAVTQSLGARAIGVIGTHRYTESKQRLDHAASAQGLRLAVFTGAMGILLAALVVIVMTVTGWRTVARDMAALHMSGVRLPVLRQALVREQVVLVAIGSVVGLVCGAVSSLLAMPLLPLFDDDATPVPPLELAPALGVVLAAAVAGAVVLVVVGWLAARGAGRRITLQRVRESL, encoded by the coding sequence ATGTGGGCGGCGATCCGCTACCGCCGGGCGCAGGCGCTCGTCCTCGTCCTGCTGTCCGCGCTCATCGCCACCTGCGCCGTCGTCGCGCCGCTCTACCAGCGGGCGCTCGAGCAGGCCCAGCTGAGGCAGGCGGTGGGGGAGGCCTCCGCCGTCGACACGGCCCTGACCGTACGTGCGGGTCGCAACCCGGCGAACCCTGACTTCGGCAGCCAGGACCTCGAGGGGAACGTCCAGCCCGGCCTGAAGCGGCTCTACTCCGGCGGCATCGGGCAGGTGTCCCAGCCGTTCGACATCATCCCGCGCAAGGGACTCAAGCCCTCGCCGGTCACGATCCTGTCGCGCGACGGTAGCTGCGAGCACCTGCGGCTCACCGTCGGTCGCTGCCCCGCCGCCGCGGACGAGATCCTGGTGTCTGCCAAGGACCTCGCCGCCTGGAAGTGGCCGATCGGGAAGGTGTTCGAGTCGGCCATCCCGGGGTCCGAGGCCGTGGGCCGGCTCGCCTTCGCCAAGCTCGTCGTGGTGGGTGCCTACGAGGTCGTCCCCGACGCCGGCTACTGGATGACCGAGCAGCTCGACGGCAAGTCCGGCACGCTCCTGGCCATCGGGCAGGACCTCATCCCGGCCGTCGACGACTTCGTCACGACCGAGGAGACGTTCGACCCCCGCTGGCGCACGGCCCAGGCGAGCCTGACGCTGCCGCTGAACCGCGACCTGTTCACGCTCGGCAACCTCGACGAGGTGCAGCGGATCCTGGCCGACCGCATGACCAAGACGGGCGGGGTGCCCGGTGCCCTGGTGACCACGCAGCTGCCCGAGCTCATCGACGGTCTGCGGGTCGGACAGTCGCGCCTGCGCGTGATCGTGCCGCTGCTCATGGCCCAGCTCGGGCTGCTCGCGGCCGCGATCCTCCTGCTCGTGGCCCAGGCCGCGGTCGAGCAGCGCCGGCCGGAGGTGGCGCTGGCCCGGCTGCGAGGGCGCAGCCGCGAGGGAGCCGGCCGCCTGGTCATGGGCGAGCTGGCGCTCACCGCCGCCCTCGGACTGCCGCTCGGGTTCGGGTTCGCCCTGCTGCTGACGAGTGCGGCGCGATGGTTCGTGCTGCCGGACGGGGTGCCCTTCGAGGTGCCCTGGCAGGCGTTCGCAGCGCTCGTCGTCGCAGCGGTGGCCTGCGGGGTGGCGATCTGGCTCGCGGCCAGGCCGGTGCAGCGGCTCACCGTCTCCTCGCTCCTGCGGCGAGTGGCGCCCGAGCGGTCGCGGGCCGTCGGCATCGTGGACGTGCTCGCCGTGGCCCTCGCGACCTTCGGGGTCGTCGGCCTGGCGACCGGCACGCTCGAGGGCCCGCTCGCCCTGCTCACCCCCACCCTCGTCGCGCTCGCGGCCGGGCTCGTGGCGACCCGGGTGGTCGTCCCCGTGGCAAGGGCGGCCGGGCGCCGCAACCAGCACCGTGGGCGGGTGGGCCACGCCCTCACGGCATACGGCCTCGAGCGCCGCGCCGGCCCGCGCAAGGTCGTCACCGTCGTGAGCGTCGCGGTCGCCCTCACCGTGTTCGCGGCCAACGCGGTGGCGGTGGGGGACCGGAACTGGCAGGCGCGTGCCGAGGTGCTCTCCGGCGCCCCGATGACGCTCGTCACCGACAGCCGCAACCCGGCCACGCTGCTCGCTGCCGTGCGCAAGGCGGACCCGACCGGTCAGCGGGCGACGCCGGTCGCCGTGATCCGCCGCGTGGACGCGGACTCCACAGCCACCCTGGCGGTCGTCTCCCGGTCCTTCGACTCCGTGGCGTTCGCGCCGCCGGGTGACGCCTACCGGACCGGTGCGCTCGCACCCCCGGACGTGCCCACCGTCGAGCTCCGCGGGAACCGCGTGACCGGCCGGATCGCGTGGGACCTGCAGACGCCGCCCGTGAAGACGATCGACCCGCCGACGGGCCAGTCGGGCCAGCCGAGGCCCCCGGTGGAGGTGAAGCCGCTGGGCGACCCCTCCGAGCTGCGCGTCGCCGTGACCACCGCCGAGGGCGAGCGGCTCACGCGCGTGATCGCGCTGGTCCCCCTCTCGGGCAAGGGCACGGCCCGGCTTGACGCACCCTTGCTCTGCCCCGACGGGTGCAGGCTCGACGGGCTCGAGTTCCGCAAGACCGACCCGCTCGCCTCGCAGGTCACGGGCACCCTCACGATCACCGGCCTCGGGGTGGACGGCACGTCGCTGCGCCTCGGCGACCCCTCGCAGTGGAACCCGTACCTCCCGCCGTCGGACAACACCCCGGACCGGATGGAGCTGAGCAGCGCCGGACCGGACTCGCTCGGCCTGAGCATCGTCAACAGCGGCTTCTCGGTCACCATCACCCATGCGGACGTGCCTGCGGTCGTGCCGGGGCTGCTCGCCGGTGACGTGCCCCCGGGCGGCACGGCGGAGTCCTTCGACGCAGCAGGTCTCAACGGTGCGCCGATCCGGGTCGCGTCGACGCAGAAGGTCGCCACGCTTCCGCTGCTCGGCGCCAAGGGCGTGCTGGTCGACTACGAGACCCTGGCGCGGCTCGGCGGCCAGCTCGCGGACACCGGGACGCTCTCGGTCTGGCTCCGCGACCCGGCCGACGCCGCCGCCGTGACGCAGTCGCTCGGGGCGCGGGCGATCGGCGTCATCGGCACGCACCGGTACACCGAGTCCAAGCAGCGCCTCGACCACGCGGCCTCGGCGCAGGGGCTGCGGCTGGCGGTCTTCACCGGGGCCATGGGCATCCTGCTCGCTGCGCTGGTCGTCATCGTCATGACGGTGACGGGGTGGCGCACCGTGGCGCGCGACATGGCAGCGCTGCACATGTCCGGGGTCAGGCTGCCCGTGCTGAGGCAGGCGCTCGTCCGCGAGCAGGTCGTCCTCGTCGCGATCGGGTCGGTCGTGGGGCTCGTCTGCGGCGCGGTCAGCTCGCTGCTCGCCATGCCGCTGCTGCCGCTGTTCGACGACGACGCGACACCGGTGCCGCCGCTGGAGCTGGCGCCGGCCCTAGGGGTGGTCCTGGCGGCTGCCGTGGCCGGAGCGGTCGTCCTCGTGGTGGTGGGCTGGCTGGCGGCCCGTGGCGCCGGACGGCGGATCACGCTGCAGAGGGTGAGGGAGAGCCTGTGA
- a CDS encoding FG-GAP-like repeat-containing protein, which produces MSGRTKAIITSVVTAAAVVLCLGSAPAQAVAHPADATAASDWSGDGRADIVAPTTDGRLWLYAGGGNGGFTGARTAIGTGWSSRDQIRMVGDFDGVAGTDIIARQPSTGALWLYSGNGAGGFRSYQVIGSGWQIFSQIFSPGDWDGDGHADLLAIVKSDGSLRMYRGNGSGRFLGMRVIGSGWSRYDGLMTTGDFDGDGLPDFLARNTATGELRLYRGDGAGGFAATKVVGTGWKGFTALLGLGDWSGDGHSDVLARLADGSLRMYRGDGRGAWIAPYPIIGTGWNAIRLPGETTGSAPPSAGTVCSNPYFTTSSSNGGVTDHGYYVHNNLWNAAKYPGTKGTTQVCSYHSWNHIGTASNTNGNGEVKTYPNVHKDYSGRTISSFSRLTSSFAATSPGRGIYNVAYDLWLNGVPNDEVMIWTDNYRQVPAGSRFASGVSLGGHTWDVYATSGNGYIAFVPSNGARLTSGTVDIKAMLGYLVARGRVASSATVDQICYGVEIVDTGGSSATWKFTNFSITDS; this is translated from the coding sequence ATGTCAGGTAGGACCAAGGCGATCATCACGAGTGTGGTGACGGCGGCAGCCGTCGTCCTCTGCCTCGGCTCAGCGCCGGCACAGGCAGTGGCGCACCCCGCGGACGCCACCGCCGCCTCTGACTGGAGTGGCGACGGCAGGGCCGACATCGTCGCGCCGACGACAGATGGCCGCCTGTGGCTGTATGCCGGCGGAGGCAACGGCGGTTTCACCGGCGCCCGGACCGCGATCGGTACCGGCTGGAGCTCCCGGGACCAGATCCGCATGGTCGGCGACTTCGACGGCGTTGCCGGCACCGACATCATCGCTCGGCAACCCTCGACGGGTGCCCTGTGGCTGTACTCCGGGAACGGCGCGGGAGGATTCCGCTCGTACCAGGTCATCGGGAGTGGTTGGCAGATCTTCAGCCAGATCTTCTCCCCCGGAGACTGGGACGGCGACGGTCACGCGGACCTGCTCGCCATCGTCAAGAGCGACGGCTCGCTCAGGATGTACCGAGGCAACGGCTCCGGCCGCTTCCTCGGGATGCGCGTCATCGGCTCCGGGTGGTCCCGCTACGACGGGCTCATGACGACCGGCGACTTCGACGGCGACGGCCTCCCGGACTTCTTGGCGCGCAACACGGCCACCGGCGAGCTGCGGCTCTACCGCGGCGACGGGGCGGGGGGCTTCGCCGCCACGAAGGTCGTGGGCACCGGCTGGAAGGGCTTCACGGCCCTGCTCGGCCTCGGGGACTGGTCGGGAGACGGCCACAGCGACGTCCTGGCACGTCTCGCGGACGGCTCGCTGAGGATGTACCGGGGTGACGGACGAGGTGCCTGGATCGCCCCCTACCCGATCATCGGCACCGGCTGGAACGCCATTCGGCTGCCCGGCGAGACGACCGGCAGCGCCCCTCCCTCGGCCGGCACCGTCTGCTCCAACCCCTACTTCACGACGAGCAGCTCCAACGGCGGCGTCACCGACCACGGGTACTACGTGCACAACAACCTCTGGAACGCCGCCAAGTACCCCGGCACCAAGGGGACGACGCAGGTCTGCTCCTACCACTCGTGGAACCACATCGGGACGGCGAGCAACACCAACGGCAACGGCGAGGTCAAGACCTACCCGAACGTCCACAAGGACTACTCCGGCCGGACCATCTCGAGCTTTTCCCGCCTCACGTCGTCGTTCGCGGCCACATCGCCGGGCCGCGGGATCTACAACGTTGCCTACGACCTGTGGCTCAACGGTGTGCCCAACGACGAGGTCATGATCTGGACGGACAACTACAGGCAGGTTCCGGCCGGGTCCCGTTTCGCCTCCGGAGTGAGCCTCGGCGGCCACACCTGGGACGTCTACGCCACGAGCGGTAACGGGTACATCGCCTTCGTGCCGTCCAACGGTGCCCGACTGACGTCGGGAACCGTCGACATCAAGGCGATGCTGGGCTACCTCGTGGCACGGGGGCGCGTGGCCTCCAGCGCGACGGTCGACCAGATCTGCTATGGCGTGGAGATCGTGGACACCGGGGGCAGCTCCGCCACCTGGAAGTTCACCAACTTCTCCATCACCGACTCCTGA
- a CDS encoding MTH1187 family thiamine-binding protein: protein MLVAFSVAPSVAADSAGSVSEAVAAAVSVVRESGLPHRTDSMFTTLEGEWEECMAVVKAAVDAVAAFGPRVSLVLKADIREGYAGELTGKLERLEAAIERRG from the coding sequence ATGCTCGTCGCGTTCTCCGTCGCCCCGTCCGTCGCCGCCGACTCCGCCGGCTCCGTGAGCGAGGCGGTCGCCGCCGCCGTCTCCGTCGTCCGCGAGTCCGGCCTGCCGCACCGCACCGACTCGATGTTCACCACCCTCGAGGGGGAGTGGGAAGAGTGCATGGCCGTGGTCAAGGCAGCGGTCGACGCCGTGGCCGCCTTCGGCCCGCGCGTCAGCCTCGTGCTCAAGGCCGACATCCGCGAGGGGTATGCCGGTGAGCTCACCGGCAAGCTCGAGCGGCTCGAGGCCGCCATCGAGCGCCGGGGCTGA
- a CDS encoding GNAT family N-acetyltransferase: MATTTSPRTASSTVPGPGTAGGPEIGVVVRLLDLADDGELAAAHAARKASCLHERPWAKTWSVREMAVQLRSENTVERAEPYVALVDGQVAGFALLWFPLLDNTQFTWAEVDVDPAWRGRGVGSALAERIAERTGEEGRRTVLVEVNVPDGEREDHGYVRFAQRHGYTYANTEVRRILDLPVDAARLDALAADAARHHEGYRVESFVGGLPEELRESYCACWNQLAVDAPTGEIEFEEEALSPQTYAEELGRLERQGRTMLHTVAIAPDGQVVGYNDLVVSADDPDEVMQWGTLVRREHRGHRLGMAVKARGLQELARFAPQAKRIQTCNAEQNAHMVGVNVELGFRKVEVLMSFQRHLDA, encoded by the coding sequence ATGGCCACGACGACTTCGCCCCGCACGGCGTCCTCGACCGTCCCCGGCCCCGGCACCGCCGGCGGCCCCGAGATCGGTGTCGTCGTGCGCCTGCTCGACCTCGCGGACGACGGCGAGCTCGCCGCCGCCCACGCCGCGCGCAAGGCGTCCTGCCTGCACGAACGGCCCTGGGCCAAGACGTGGTCGGTGCGCGAGATGGCCGTCCAGCTGCGGTCGGAGAACACGGTGGAGCGGGCCGAGCCCTACGTCGCGCTCGTCGACGGCCAGGTCGCCGGGTTCGCGCTGCTGTGGTTCCCCCTGCTCGACAACACGCAGTTCACCTGGGCCGAGGTCGACGTCGACCCGGCGTGGCGCGGCCGAGGAGTCGGCAGCGCCCTCGCCGAGCGCATCGCCGAGCGCACCGGGGAGGAGGGCCGCCGCACCGTGCTCGTCGAGGTCAACGTCCCCGACGGGGAGCGCGAGGACCACGGCTACGTCCGCTTCGCGCAGCGGCACGGCTACACGTACGCCAACACCGAGGTGCGACGCATCCTCGACCTGCCGGTCGACGCCGCTCGCCTGGACGCCCTCGCGGCCGACGCCGCCCGGCACCACGAGGGGTACCGGGTCGAGTCGTTCGTCGGCGGTCTGCCCGAGGAGCTGCGCGAGTCGTACTGCGCCTGCTGGAACCAGCTCGCCGTCGATGCGCCGACCGGTGAGATCGAGTTCGAGGAGGAGGCCCTGAGCCCCCAGACCTACGCCGAGGAGCTCGGCCGGCTTGAGCGGCAGGGCCGCACCATGCTCCACACCGTCGCGATCGCGCCCGACGGCCAGGTCGTTGGCTACAACGACCTCGTGGTCAGCGCGGACGACCCCGACGAGGTCATGCAGTGGGGCACCCTCGTGCGCCGCGAGCACCGGGGCCACCGGCTGGGCATGGCGGTCAAGGCCCGGGGCCTGCAGGAGCTGGCCCGGTTCGCGCCACAGGCCAAGCGGATCCAGACCTGCAACGCGGAGCAGAACGCCCACATGGTCGGGGTCAACGTCGAGCTGGGCTTCCGCAAGGTCGAGGTCCTGATGTCCTTCCAGCGCCACCTCGACGCCTGA